One Polaribacter sp. SA4-12 genomic window carries:
- a CDS encoding geranylgeranylglycerol-phosphate geranylgeranyltransferase, with amino-acid sequence MVLLTMVLTKYALIHSFLKSSYLSDFEFSILTLSVLLITAGGYIINDIYDVEADKLNKPNKIFIDKTISKKSAWKSYFLLTFLGLILGVFLSISKLLPFHSLYFFITIIGLYFYSKHLKKQILIGNILVSFFCFLAIYMVYVFDFYVDKETFVENISIETIHNLQFGKTFLKFYFIFSFLTTLIREIIKDIEDVNGDLKLKAKTLPILFGRKRASKVAFFFSCILFLLILIEFQIIQLQSNYYIFLSYVILFLLLPLLYFMYKLWFSKSKKEYSKLSSKMKIIMLFGILSMLLFLI; translated from the coding sequence ATGGTTTTACTAACAATGGTTTTAACGAAGTATGCTTTGATACATTCATTTCTTAAAAGCAGTTATTTATCTGACTTTGAATTCTCAATTTTAACTTTAAGTGTACTTTTAATTACAGCTGGAGGTTATATTATAAATGATATTTATGATGTAGAAGCTGATAAACTAAATAAACCCAACAAGATATTTATTGATAAAACTATTTCTAAAAAAAGCGCTTGGAAAAGTTATTTTCTTTTAACTTTTTTGGGATTGATTTTGGGTGTTTTTTTATCTATTTCTAAGCTTTTACCTTTTCATTCATTATACTTTTTTATTACAATTATTGGACTTTACTTTTATTCAAAGCACTTAAAAAAACAAATTTTAATTGGAAATATTTTAGTTTCATTTTTTTGTTTTTTAGCTATTTATATGGTTTATGTGTTTGATTTTTATGTTGATAAAGAAACGTTTGTAGAAAATATTAGTATAGAAACCATACATAACTTACAATTTGGAAAAACATTTTTAAAATTTTATTTTATATTTTCATTTCTAACAACGCTAATAAGAGAAATTATAAAAGACATTGAAGATGTAAATGGAGATTTGAAACTTAAAGCCAAAACATTGCCCATTTTATTTGGTAGAAAAAGAGCTTCTAAAGTCGCTTTTTTCTTTAGCTGTATTTTGTTTTTACTAATTCTAATTGAATTTCAAATTATACAACTGCAAAGTAATTATTATATATTTTTAAGTTATGTAATTCTCTTTTTATTATTACCACTACTCTATTTTATGTATAAATTATGGTTTTCAAAATCTAAAAAAGAGTATTCAAAACTAAGTAGCAAAATGAAAATCATTATGTTATTCGGAATATTATCAATGTTACTATTTTTAATCTAA
- a CDS encoding SixA phosphatase family protein → MKKFIFLFVFAFSFLSSCTSDETTTYYLIRHSEKDRTDKTNRNPNLNEKGQERARKWAVYFKNIDLDAVYSTKYNRTKQTAKPTAESKKLEILSYNPSNLYDSIFQSETKGKTVLVIGHSNTTPAFVNKILGEKKYENMDDHNNASLYIVTINGDKKTSIIE, encoded by the coding sequence ATGAAGAAATTTATATTCCTTTTTGTTTTCGCTTTCAGTTTTTTAAGTTCTTGTACTTCAGATGAAACTACTACGTATTATTTAATTCGTCACTCAGAAAAAGACAGAACTGACAAAACAAATAGAAACCCAAACTTAAATGAGAAAGGACAAGAAAGAGCAAGAAAATGGGCAGTATATTTTAAAAACATTGATTTAGATGCTGTGTATTCTACGAAGTATAATAGAACAAAACAAACAGCAAAACCAACTGCAGAAAGTAAAAAGTTAGAAATTTTAAGTTATAATCCTAGTAATTTATATGATTCTATATTTCAATCAGAAACTAAAGGAAAGACTGTTTTGGTTATTGGACATAGTAATACAACACCTGCTTTTGTTAATAAAATTTTAGGAGAAAAGAAGTATGAAAATATGGATGATCACAACAATGCTAGTTTATACATTGTAACTATTAATGGTGATAAAAAAACGAGTATTATAGAGTAA
- the guaB gene encoding IMP dehydrogenase, which yields MTAHDNKILGEGLTYDDVLLVPAFSEVLPREVSIQTKFTKNITINVPIASAAMDTVTESALAIAIAREGGIGVLHKNMTIEQQAKEVRKVKRAESGMILDPVTLPLTAVVFDAKANMKEHGIGGIPIVDDNGILKGIVTNRDLRFEHDNDKPIVDVMTSENLVTAAVGTSLNDAEKILQNYKIEKLLIVDENYKLKGLITFRDITKVTQKPIANKDSFGRLRVAAALGVTADAVERAEALVKSGVDAVIIDTAHGHTKGVVTVLKAVKAKFPELDVVVGNIATGEAAKYLVEAGADAVKVGIGPGSICTTRIVAGVGFPQFSAVLEVAAAIKGSGVPVIADGGIRYTGDIPKAIAAGADCVMLGSLLAGTKESPGETIIYEGRKFKSYRGMGSVEAMKQGSKDRYFQDVEDDLKKLVPEGIVGRVPYKGELSESIHQFIGGLRAGMGYCGAKDVETLKETGRFIRITASGINESHPHDVVITKESPNYSRR from the coding sequence ATGACAGCACACGACAACAAAATTTTAGGAGAAGGATTAACATATGACGACGTATTATTAGTCCCAGCCTTTTCCGAAGTACTTCCAAGAGAAGTAAGCATTCAAACAAAATTTACTAAAAACATAACGATTAACGTACCAATTGCATCAGCTGCAATGGATACTGTTACAGAATCTGCTTTAGCAATTGCTATTGCTAGAGAAGGAGGTATTGGTGTTTTACATAAAAACATGACTATTGAGCAACAAGCAAAAGAAGTTAGAAAAGTAAAACGTGCTGAAAGCGGAATGATTTTAGACCCAGTTACTTTGCCTTTAACTGCTGTTGTTTTTGATGCGAAAGCAAATATGAAAGAACATGGTATTGGAGGAATTCCTATTGTTGATGACAATGGAATTTTAAAAGGAATTGTTACCAATAGAGATTTACGTTTTGAGCATGATAATGATAAACCAATTGTAGATGTAATGACTAGCGAAAACCTAGTTACTGCAGCAGTTGGAACTTCTTTAAATGATGCAGAAAAAATTCTTCAAAATTATAAAATTGAGAAACTTTTAATTGTTGATGAAAATTATAAATTAAAAGGGTTAATTACTTTTAGAGATATTACTAAAGTAACTCAAAAACCAATTGCAAATAAAGATTCTTTTGGAAGATTAAGAGTTGCAGCTGCTTTAGGTGTTACTGCAGATGCAGTAGAGAGAGCAGAAGCGTTAGTGAAATCTGGTGTAGATGCAGTTATTATTGATACCGCTCATGGACATACAAAAGGTGTAGTAACTGTTTTAAAAGCCGTTAAAGCTAAGTTTCCAGAATTAGATGTTGTTGTAGGTAATATTGCAACAGGTGAAGCTGCTAAATATTTAGTTGAAGCTGGTGCAGATGCTGTAAAAGTTGGTATTGGTCCAGGTTCTATTTGTACAACAAGAATTGTTGCAGGAGTTGGTTTTCCTCAGTTTTCTGCAGTTTTAGAAGTTGCTGCAGCGATAAAAGGAAGTGGAGTTCCTGTGATTGCAGATGGAGGAATTCGTTATACAGGAGATATTCCTAAAGCAATTGCTGCTGGTGCAGATTGTGTAATGCTAGGTTCTTTATTAGCAGGAACAAAAGAATCTCCAGGAGAAACTATTATTTACGAAGGAAGAAAATTTAAGTCTTATAGAGGTATGGGATCTGTAGAAGCTATGAAACAAGGTTCTAAAGACAGATACTTTCAAGATGTAGAAGATGATCTTAAAAAATTAGTTCCAGAAGGAATTGTAGGTCGTGTTCCTTATAAAGGTGAATTATCTGAAAGTATTCACCAATTTATTGGAGGTTTACGTGCAGGAATGGGATATTGTGGAGCAAAAGATGTTGAAACATTAAAAGAAACAGGTAGGTTTATAAGAATCACTGCAAGTGGTATTAATGAAAGTCATCCTCATGATGTTGTAATTACTAAAGAATCACCTAATTACAGTAGAAGATAA
- a CDS encoding DEAD/DEAH box helicase, whose protein sequence is MAEIKTSVNTSGKELYGYQKDALQEIFRRFEDAPKDFHLLYQLPTGGGKTVIFSEIVRRYLEKYQKKVLVLTHRIELSKQTSRMLSEFGVSNKIINSTAVLDDQDDFSCFVAMVETLKNRLNDGKLDISDIGLVIVDEAHYNSFTKIFKFFDEAFILGVTATPLSSNIKLPMYENYQELFVGETIQHLIDNEYLASANLYSYNVGLTSLEVGANGDYTVKSSEDLYTNSDMLSKLVSAYEETAKGKKTLIFNNGINTSIQVFHAFKKAGYPIAHLDNTNTRSERELILKWFHKTPNAIITSVSILTTGFDEPTIEAIILNRATKSLTLYYQMIGRGSRVLNNKSTFDVIDLGNNFHRFGPWGADLDWEKMFRAPDYYLNAILSDEDIESTFRYELTADVKKEFAKSTDTYFDMKSVYIDTIRQGESSKRVLEKSIIHHAKMCIENSEDVFDALILVKLLGEEIDDRINRYAKCISKSTHNFVTWLKDDYRKKLNAYLRTNFDEDFEEIHGHPPIEE, encoded by the coding sequence TTGGCAGAAATAAAAACTTCAGTAAACACATCAGGTAAAGAGTTATACGGATATCAAAAAGATGCACTTCAAGAAATCTTCAGAAGATTTGAAGATGCTCCTAAAGATTTCCATTTATTATACCAATTACCAACAGGTGGTGGTAAGACTGTGATTTTTTCTGAAATTGTAAGGCGTTATTTAGAGAAATATCAAAAAAAGGTTTTAGTATTAACACACAGAATAGAGCTTAGTAAACAAACTTCTAGAATGTTGAGTGAGTTTGGTGTTTCTAATAAAATTATTAATTCTACAGCTGTATTAGATGATCAAGATGACTTTAGTTGTTTTGTTGCGATGGTTGAAACCTTAAAAAATAGGTTAAATGACGGAAAATTAGATATTTCTGACATTGGTTTAGTAATTGTTGATGAGGCACACTACAATTCATTTACAAAAATATTCAAGTTTTTTGATGAAGCTTTTATACTTGGTGTAACAGCAACTCCTTTAAGTTCTAACATTAAATTACCAATGTATGAGAATTATCAAGAATTATTTGTTGGTGAAACTATTCAGCATTTAATTGATAATGAGTACTTAGCGAGCGCAAATTTATATTCTTATAATGTTGGGTTAACATCATTAGAAGTAGGAGCAAATGGAGATTATACTGTAAAATCTTCTGAAGATTTATACACAAATTCAGACATGCTTTCTAAATTAGTTTCTGCATATGAAGAAACTGCAAAAGGAAAGAAAACCTTAATCTTTAATAACGGTATTAACACCTCTATACAAGTGTTTCATGCGTTTAAAAAGGCAGGGTATCCTATTGCGCATTTAGATAATACAAATACAAGAAGTGAGCGAGAGCTTATTTTAAAATGGTTTCATAAAACACCAAATGCAATTATTACCTCTGTAAGTATTTTAACAACAGGTTTTGATGAGCCAACTATTGAAGCTATTATATTAAATAGAGCAACAAAATCTTTAACTTTATACTACCAAATGATTGGTCGTGGTTCTAGGGTTTTAAACAATAAGAGTACGTTTGATGTAATTGATTTAGGGAACAACTTCCATAGATTTGGCCCCTGGGGAGCAGATTTAGACTGGGAGAAAATGTTTAGAGCACCAGACTATTATTTAAATGCAATTCTTTCTGATGAAGATATAGAAAGTACTTTTAGATATGAACTAACGGCTGATGTTAAAAAGGAATTTGCTAAATCTACAGATACTTATTTCGATATGAAAAGTGTTTATATAGACACTATTAGACAAGGAGAATCTTCTAAAAGAGTTTTAGAAAAATCTATTATTCACCATGCAAAAATGTGTATTGAAAATAGTGAAGATGTCTTTGATGCCTTAATTCTTGTAAAATTACTAGGTGAAGAGATTGATGATAGAATAAACCGATATGCAAAATGCATTTCTAAAAGTACACACAACTTTGTTACTTGGTTAAAAGACGATTATAGAAAAAAATTAAATGCATACTTAAGAACTAATTTTGATGAAGATTTTGAAGAAATTCACGGTCATCCACCAATTGAAGAATAG
- the ytxJ gene encoding bacillithiol system redox-active protein YtxJ, producing the protein MGILSSMFGGKGEKEKVSKPEKKSYLNWLPLTTIEQLEEIKEISKTEPVFIFKHSTRCGISSMVIKRFEALFKEEHQNLKVYYLDLLNYRDISDEVGYTFQVMHQSPQLLIVKNGVSVHNASHYDITITDLSIFI; encoded by the coding sequence ATGGGTATATTAAGTAGCATGTTTGGAGGAAAAGGTGAAAAGGAGAAGGTTTCAAAACCAGAAAAAAAATCATATTTAAATTGGCTTCCTTTAACTACAATAGAACAATTAGAAGAAATTAAAGAAATTTCTAAAACTGAACCCGTATTTATCTTTAAACATTCTACTCGCTGTGGTATTAGTAGTATGGTTATAAAAAGATTTGAAGCACTTTTTAAAGAAGAGCATCAAAATTTAAAAGTCTATTATTTAGACTTATTAAATTATAGAGATATTTCTGATGAAGTAGGATATACTTTTCAAGTAATGCATCAATCTCCTCAATTATTAATAGTGAAAAATGGTGTTTCAGTACATAATGCATCTCATTATGACATAACAATTACAGATTTATCAATATTTATATAG
- the clpB gene encoding ATP-dependent chaperone ClpB, whose protein sequence is MNFNNYTTKSQETIQMAQQIAQGFGHNQIENEHIFKALTQVDENVLPFLLKKLNINLNIVEQILDKQLESLPKVSGAELMLSREASKTLTEAAVIAKKMKDDYVSIEHLILAIFKSKSNISQVLKDQGVTEKHLKAAIEELRKGERVTSQSQEETYNSLNKYAKNLNQLAEDGKLDPVIGRDEEIRRLLQILSRRTKNNPLLVGEPGTGKTAIAEGLAHRIVDGDVPENLKNKLIFSLDMGALIAGAKYKGEFEERLKAVIKEVTGSDGDIVLFIDEIHTLVGAGGGQGAMDAANILKPALARGELRAIGATTLDEYQKYFEKDKALERRFQKVQVNEPDTESAISILRGIKDKYETHHKVRIKDEAIIGAVELSQRYITNRFLPDKAIDLMDEAMAKLRMEINSKPEELDVLDRKVMQLEIEIEAIKREKDETKLKSLRSDLANLKEERNEMNAKWKSEKEVVDNIQNAKAAIEDFKMEAEKAERDGDYGKVAEIRYGKIKKAEEDLNELQNDLKENQSETSLIKEEVTYDDIAEVVAKWTGVPVTKMIQSEREKLLKLEAQLHKRVVGQEEAIIAVSDAVRRSRAGLQNPNKPIGSFLFLGTTGVGKTELAKALAEYLFDDENAMTRIDMSEYQEKHSVSRLVGAPPGYVGYDEGGQLTEAVRRRPYSVVLLDEIEKAHPDTFNILLQVLDEGRLTDNKGRVADFKNTIIVMTSNMGSHIIQEKFENLKGDVETTMELAKVEVLGLLKQSVRPEFLNRIDDIIMFAPLSKENIQEIVKIQLNNVKKMAAAQNITLDATDEAISYLAIKGYQPEFGARPVKRVIQKEVLNQLSKEILSAKVTTDSIVLLDAFDDKLVFRNQSDLVEN, encoded by the coding sequence ATGAACTTTAATAATTATACAACAAAATCGCAAGAGACCATACAAATGGCGCAACAAATTGCGCAAGGTTTTGGTCATAATCAAATAGAAAATGAGCATATATTTAAAGCATTAACTCAAGTTGATGAAAATGTGTTGCCTTTTTTATTGAAAAAACTGAACATCAATTTAAATATTGTAGAACAAATTTTAGACAAACAATTAGAAAGTTTGCCTAAAGTTTCTGGTGCAGAATTAATGCTTTCTCGAGAAGCAAGTAAAACTTTAACAGAAGCAGCTGTTATTGCTAAAAAAATGAAGGATGATTATGTTTCAATAGAACATTTAATTTTAGCAATTTTTAAATCGAAAAGTAATATTAGTCAGGTTTTAAAAGACCAAGGAGTTACAGAAAAGCATTTAAAAGCAGCTATTGAAGAATTAAGAAAAGGAGAAAGAGTAACTTCTCAAAGTCAAGAAGAAACATATAACTCTTTAAATAAATATGCGAAGAATTTAAACCAATTAGCAGAAGATGGTAAGCTAGATCCTGTAATTGGTAGAGATGAAGAAATTCGTAGATTATTACAAATTTTATCACGTAGAACAAAAAATAATCCACTTTTAGTTGGGGAGCCAGGAACTGGTAAAACAGCTATTGCAGAAGGTTTAGCGCACAGAATTGTAGATGGGGATGTACCAGAAAACCTAAAAAACAAATTGATTTTCTCTTTAGATATGGGAGCGTTAATTGCTGGAGCAAAATATAAAGGGGAATTTGAAGAACGTTTAAAAGCGGTTATTAAAGAAGTAACAGGTTCTGATGGAGACATTGTACTTTTTATTGATGAAATTCACACTTTAGTTGGTGCTGGAGGTGGACAAGGTGCAATGGATGCAGCAAATATTTTAAAACCTGCTTTGGCTCGTGGAGAATTGCGTGCAATTGGTGCAACTACGTTGGATGAATATCAAAAATACTTTGAAAAAGACAAAGCTTTAGAAAGACGTTTTCAAAAAGTACAAGTAAATGAACCTGATACTGAAAGTGCAATTTCTATTTTAAGAGGAATTAAAGATAAGTATGAAACACATCATAAAGTTCGAATTAAAGATGAAGCAATAATTGGTGCTGTAGAATTATCTCAGCGTTATATTACCAATCGTTTTTTACCAGATAAAGCAATTGATTTAATGGATGAAGCAATGGCAAAACTGCGTATGGAAATTAATTCTAAACCAGAAGAGCTTGATGTTTTAGACAGAAAAGTGATGCAATTAGAAATTGAAATTGAAGCAATTAAACGAGAAAAAGACGAAACGAAGTTAAAATCTTTACGTTCTGATTTAGCAAATCTAAAAGAAGAGCGTAATGAAATGAATGCTAAGTGGAAATCTGAAAAAGAAGTTGTAGATAATATTCAGAATGCAAAAGCAGCCATTGAAGATTTTAAAATGGAAGCTGAAAAAGCAGAACGTGATGGAGATTATGGTAAAGTTGCTGAAATTAGATATGGTAAAATTAAAAAAGCAGAAGAAGATTTAAACGAATTGCAAAATGATTTGAAAGAAAATCAATCTGAAACTTCTTTAATTAAAGAAGAAGTAACGTATGATGATATTGCTGAAGTTGTTGCAAAATGGACAGGAGTTCCTGTTACAAAAATGATTCAGTCTGAACGTGAAAAATTGTTAAAATTAGAAGCGCAATTACATAAAAGAGTTGTTGGTCAAGAAGAAGCAATTATTGCTGTTTCAGATGCAGTTAGACGTTCTAGAGCTGGTTTGCAAAACCCAAATAAACCAATTGGTAGTTTCTTGTTTTTAGGAACAACAGGTGTTGGTAAAACAGAGTTGGCAAAAGCATTAGCAGAATATCTTTTTGATGATGAAAACGCAATGACACGTATTGATATGAGTGAATATCAAGAAAAACATTCTGTAAGTAGATTGGTTGGAGCGCCTCCTGGTTATGTTGGTTATGATGAAGGCGGACAATTAACAGAAGCTGTTAGAAGAAGACCTTATTCTGTAGTGCTTTTAGATGAAATTGAAAAAGCGCATCCAGATACTTTTAATATTTTGTTACAGGTTTTAGATGAAGGAAGATTAACGGATAATAAAGGTCGTGTTGCAGATTTTAAAAACACAATTATTGTGATGACATCTAATATGGGAAGTCATATAATTCAAGAGAAATTCGAGAATTTAAAAGGTGATGTTGAAACAACAATGGAGCTTGCTAAAGTAGAAGTTTTAGGGTTATTAAAACAATCTGTAAGACCTGAGTTTTTAAACAGAATTGATGATATTATTATGTTTGCACCATTATCTAAAGAAAACATTCAAGAAATTGTAAAAATACAATTGAATAATGTTAAAAAAATGGCTGCAGCACAAAATATAACTTTAGATGCTACAGATGAAGCTATTTCTTATTTAGCAATAAAAGGATATCAGCCAGAATTTGGAGCGAGACCTGTAAAAAGAGTAATTCAGAAAGAGGTTTTAAATCAACTTTCTAAAGAAATTTTATCAGCAAAAGTTACAACGGATAGCATTGTTTTATTAGATGCTTTTGATGATAAATTAGTTTTTAGAAATCAGTCTGATTTAGTTGAGAACTAA
- the smpB gene encoding SsrA-binding protein SmpB: MAVQKKINIQNKKARFEFEILDKYVAGIQLTGTEIKSIRLSQARITESFCEFNEGGELFIVNMYIQEYLFGHQYNHKPKSERRLLMNKRELRSLRKDVEAKGNTIVPLRLFINDRGFAKLEIALAKGKQTHDKREVIKDRDNKRDLSRIKKNFNA; the protein is encoded by the coding sequence ATGGCTGTACAGAAAAAAATAAACATACAGAATAAAAAAGCACGTTTCGAATTCGAAATTCTAGACAAATACGTTGCTGGAATTCAATTAACTGGAACAGAAATAAAGTCTATTCGTTTAAGTCAAGCTAGAATTACAGAGAGTTTTTGTGAATTTAATGAAGGTGGAGAATTGTTTATTGTAAATATGTACATTCAAGAATATTTGTTTGGTCATCAATATAATCACAAACCAAAAAGTGAGCGTAGATTGTTAATGAATAAACGCGAATTACGTAGTTTAAGAAAAGATGTTGAAGCTAAAGGAAATACAATTGTTCCTTTACGTTTGTTTATTAATGATAGAGGTTTTGCTAAATTAGAAATTGCTTTAGCCAAAGGAAAACAAACGCATGACAAACGTGAAGTGATAAAAGATAGAGATAATAAACGTGATTTATCAAGAATTAAAAAGAATTTTAACGCATAA
- a CDS encoding DUF6503 family protein: protein MKYISIFFIAFLISCKPSEPKITAQQIVDKTIMYSGADKVENSEISFKFRDKAYFAYRDNGNFKLIREFDSIIDGLTNDGFERFINLEKQTLSEADAAKYSNSVNSVHYFSVLPFGLNDKAVRKKLLPSSTIKGKEYYKIEITFSENGGGEDFEDVFIYWIGKEDFLVDYLAYSYHTNGGGKRFRVLKEQCVKNGIRFVDFHNYKPLNKDISLVDIDKSFENNELKKVSEIVLKDIEVKITEVK from the coding sequence ATGAAATATATTTCTATATTTTTTATAGCTTTCTTAATTTCGTGTAAACCTTCTGAACCTAAGATTACTGCGCAACAAATTGTTGATAAAACAATTATGTATTCTGGCGCTGATAAAGTTGAAAATTCAGAGATTTCTTTTAAATTTAGAGATAAAGCCTATTTTGCTTACAGAGATAATGGAAATTTTAAGTTGATTAGAGAATTTGATTCAATTATAGATGGCTTAACAAATGATGGTTTTGAAAGGTTTATCAATTTAGAAAAACAAACATTATCTGAAGCTGATGCAGCAAAATATTCGAATTCAGTAAATTCTGTACATTATTTTTCTGTGTTACCATTTGGATTAAATGACAAAGCTGTTCGCAAAAAACTATTGCCATCATCAACCATAAAAGGAAAAGAATATTATAAAATTGAAATCACTTTTTCTGAAAATGGAGGAGGAGAAGACTTCGAAGATGTTTTTATTTATTGGATTGGTAAAGAAGATTTTCTAGTTGATTATTTAGCCTATTCTTATCACACAAATGGTGGAGGAAAGCGTTTTAGAGTTTTAAAAGAACAATGTGTAAAAAACGGAATTCGTTTTGTAGATTTCCATAATTACAAGCCTTTAAACAAAGATATTTCTTTAGTAGATATTGATAAATCTTTCGAAAATAATGAGCTTAAAAAAGTATCTGAAATCGTCTTAAAAGATATTGAGGTAAAGATTACTGAAGTAAAATAA
- a CDS encoding Maf-like protein, translated as MLREKLKEYNVILASKSPRRQQFFKDLDIDFTIQLKEVEEIYPPELKGIEITDFLADLKSQAFTDLSEKDLLITSDTIVWLDDIALGKPKDAEDAFNMLRSLSGRKHKVITSISIKNKSFQKIINDVTTVSFKELSDDEINYYIKNYKPFDKAGAYGIQEWIGFIAIDNLEGSYFNVVGLPVHKLYKELMNL; from the coding sequence ATGTTAAGAGAAAAATTAAAAGAATACAACGTAATTTTAGCTTCAAAATCTCCAAGAAGACAACAATTTTTTAAAGATTTAGATATCGATTTTACGATTCAATTAAAAGAAGTTGAAGAAATTTATCCACCAGAATTAAAAGGAATTGAAATTACAGACTTCTTAGCTGATTTAAAATCGCAAGCATTTACAGACTTATCAGAAAAAGATTTGTTAATCACATCAGATACTATTGTTTGGCTAGATGATATTGCTTTAGGAAAACCAAAAGATGCTGAAGATGCATTTAATATGTTGAGATCTTTATCTGGTAGAAAACACAAAGTAATTACATCTATAAGTATTAAGAATAAGAGTTTCCAAAAGATAATTAACGATGTAACTACTGTTTCTTTTAAGGAGCTCTCTGATGATGAAATTAATTATTACATCAAAAATTATAAACCATTTGATAAAGCTGGCGCTTATGGAATTCAAGAATGGATTGGTTTTATAGCGATTGATAATTTAGAAGGAAGTTACTTTAATGTTGTTGGTTTACCTGTTCATAAACTTTATAAAGAACTGATGAATCTATAA
- a CDS encoding IS110 family transposase: MSKIIGIDISKQTFDVSYLEKDKWIHKIFKNQNTGFEQFIKLISASDWIVMEASGPYYVQLATFLHASSFNVCVLNPLIIRRYSQTRLYRAKTDKKDAKTIAEYGAQYELKRWCPESKPSIEIKQLYTALELLKKQKHQTKRQLESFEATGLLSSDLRKELKQVLILLIRRIDKFEKKIEQIGRLAYKDTVERIKTIPGIGLKTAIMMSVITDNFTKFDNYKQLTAFVGFSPRLYQSGTSVKGKGHICKMGKPQIRKLLYLCSWSAKRVNKNCIEMYERLKEKGKPERVIKIAIANKLIKQIFSIATNKQIYNENHQNLYFLK, translated from the coding sequence ATGAGTAAAATTATAGGAATTGATATTAGTAAGCAAACCTTTGATGTTTCTTATTTAGAAAAAGATAAATGGATTCACAAAATTTTTAAGAATCAAAATACAGGTTTTGAGCAATTTATTAAATTGATTAGTGCATCAGACTGGATTGTAATGGAGGCTAGTGGTCCTTATTATGTTCAGTTAGCAACTTTTTTACATGCATCTAGTTTTAATGTATGTGTATTAAATCCTTTGATAATTAGAAGATATAGTCAAACAAGATTATATAGAGCAAAAACAGATAAAAAAGACGCAAAGACAATTGCCGAATATGGTGCTCAATATGAGTTAAAAAGATGGTGTCCAGAGAGTAAACCTAGTATAGAAATTAAACAACTTTACACAGCTTTAGAATTACTAAAAAAACAAAAACATCAAACAAAAAGACAATTAGAATCCTTTGAAGCAACAGGTTTGTTGAGTTCGGATCTTAGAAAAGAATTAAAACAAGTACTAATATTATTAATAAGACGTATTGATAAGTTTGAAAAAAAGATAGAGCAAATAGGAAGATTAGCTTATAAAGACACGGTTGAAAGAATAAAAACGATACCAGGAATCGGGCTAAAAACGGCTATTATGATGAGTGTTATTACAGATAATTTCACAAAATTTGATAACTATAAACAACTGACTGCTTTTGTAGGATTTAGTCCAAGGCTATATCAATCAGGAACAAGTGTAAAAGGTAAAGGACATATTTGTAAAATGGGCAAACCTCAAATTAGAAAACTTTTGTATTTATGTAGTTGGTCTGCAAAAAGAGTAAATAAAAATTGTATCGAAATGTATGAACGACTTAAAGAAAAAGGAAAACCCGAGAGAGTAATTAAAATTGCAATAGCTAATAAATTAATAAAGCAAATTTTTTCTATTGCGACTAACAAACAAATTTACAATGAAAATCATCAAAACTTATATTTTCTGAAATAA